A single window of Modestobacter italicus DNA harbors:
- the tsaB gene encoding tRNA (adenosine(37)-N6)-threonylcarbamoyltransferase complex dimerization subunit type 1 TsaB — MLVLALDTATPTLVAGVAEVTSRTVDGALVLPAQRSVRVLAERALPSGNRHAELLTPAVREVLAEAGLRVRDLGALVVGLGPGPFTGLRVGIVTAAALGDVVGPVYGVCSLDAVGDGARSVVTDARRKEVHWAVYDADGQRVAGPGVDRPEEAPVTEPVVGDDRFAERLGRPVTPTEVTTAGLLRAAAPLFDRPPAPLEPLYLRRPDAVPPAARKAVSR, encoded by the coding sequence CCGGCGTGGCCGAGGTGACCTCGCGCACCGTCGACGGCGCGCTGGTGCTCCCGGCGCAGCGGTCGGTGCGGGTGCTCGCCGAGCGCGCGCTGCCCTCGGGCAACCGGCACGCCGAGCTGCTCACCCCGGCGGTCCGCGAGGTGCTGGCGGAGGCCGGGCTGCGGGTGCGCGACCTCGGTGCCCTGGTCGTCGGGCTGGGCCCCGGCCCGTTCACCGGGCTGCGGGTGGGGATCGTGACCGCCGCCGCCCTCGGGGACGTCGTCGGACCGGTCTACGGGGTCTGCTCGCTGGACGCGGTCGGCGACGGCGCCCGCTCGGTCGTCACCGACGCCCGGCGCAAGGAGGTCCACTGGGCGGTCTACGACGCCGACGGGCAGCGGGTCGCCGGACCGGGCGTCGACCGGCCCGAGGAGGCCCCGGTGACCGAGCCGGTGGTGGGCGACGACCGGTTCGCCGAGCGGCTCGGCCGCCCGGTCACCCCGACCGAGGTGACGACGGCGGGGCTGCTGCGCGCCGCCGCACCGCTGTTCGACCGCCCGCCGGCCCCGCTGGAGCCGCTGTACCTGCGCCGTCCGGACGCCGTCCCCCCGGCCGCCCGCAAGGCGGTGAGCCGGTGA